The following nucleotide sequence is from Diospyros lotus cultivar Yz01 chromosome 3, ASM1463336v1, whole genome shotgun sequence.
TCTACCAGAGATGTCTCCAGTGCCCGAGGCTCCCCATCTTGCGAGAATTAGGGAAGGGTTGTTTTCTGTATgcagccttacccttgctttgcaaagagttgtttccacaactcaaatcCATGACCTTCCAGCCAAAAAGTGGAAAACAAAATGATTCTTTCACTTGGGAAAGGGGAAGTTTGATGTCCACATTTTCAACTTCAAGATCAAAGCTAAATGAGAAACCACTATGAACGTAATCTCTAGACTACCAGACATGTGAGGACACCTCAAGATCCTTAAATTCTCCAACTAGACTTCCTTCTTATGAGCCAAAAGGAATGCAGATGTCATTAGAATTGTAAAGTTATACTAGAATAGTGCCTAACCACTCAAGGTAAGCTTATGATCCTCAACATCcatcaaaaaaaataaggatgaTAAGAAGTGAATCTCATGAACTAAATGGTGGGATTTTAGAAGGcaaaaaataagttaattttaaggAAAAGTTGTGTGGAGAAAGATATTAGATTGTGGAAACTAAGGCTAATCCAACGCAAAATGAGATTACTGATACTATGCGAAACACATCAAAAATATCTTGAGGAGCATCTAAGGAAAAAGCACCAAAGCAAAAGGAGTCATGGTAATGGAGTAAGAAGGTACCAAAAAAGCTAGGACCAAGAGAGCATGCTATAATACTTCATATACATTTGTCCAAACACAACATCAatataccaagcctttatcccactatatgggattatctacatgaattctagctctctaTTCATTTCTATCTACAGCCTTGCCTTTGGTAAGACCATTTTAACTAATATCATACCTAATTGTCTCCTACCAAATTTTCttagtcttcctctacctcttttgctaaatactttttccattccatccacaCTCCTCATACAAGCCCCtgttggtcttcttctcacatgaacAAATTATGTTAATCATGTCTCAcgtatcttatcttcaataagagCCACTAtaactttattacaaataatctcatttcaaattttatcattttttgtaTGGCTACACACTCCTCTTAGCATATTCATCTTCATTATGCTCATACATATGTCCAAACAAGAAAATTTTAGATATGCACATTTTGGCTAACCaagtttggtcatgtgagagaAGATCAATAAAGGCTCCAATGAAGAGAATAGATGGAATGAAATAAGTCCTTAGCAAAAGAGAtaaaggaagaccaagaaacTCTAAGATATTATATGAGTTATAAAAGCATTAACAAAAACATGGCTATGTATAGAGATGACTCTGAGCTAGAACTCATGTAGCTGGCACACTTTTgtcgtgtacctagggtttTTATAGGAAATTGAGAGAACTCAGAGGGAGAATTAGACGGATAGTGACGCAgtgtgtagcgcgtgtgtgaagaaaacacaccaaaataaactcttgaaagaacaaacttcaatggccgaagcttggctttcaagaagacataaaaacaagactgttttgctaagaaaacccaaataggttgctgaaatttgattaagaaaaacttgattacaaactctagatcctaggcatatttatagtatttggctaatccaaatccatctaatatttgaaaaacaaaatccaactagaatcctaatagaaataaatcataaataaaagttaactggaattctaataaaaataaaaccctaatcaaacatgaagtagaatcctaaatcaagtagaaacatgaagtagaatcctaaatcaagtagaaatataaagtagaatcctaaatcaagtagaattctaaaacttaagaagtattaaaataacattatggcattactcttttggtgatactgttccggtttggttgggttggccttgggccgagtcttgattggtgaccgcatcagaTAGGGAGGAAAATGAAGCAAGAAAGGGGGAGGAATACAATAGAACAGCAAGAGAGGGAGATCAAAGGGATCGTGAGAGAGTTTAGAGAGAGATacgagagaattcaagagaggaaaaatgagagaattcattcatcaatcaaaacataatttctcatcctcagttgtggcttatatatagcccaacaGTCTCCCACAagcacccatgtgcagtacaaACAGTCAGAGCCTAACTGCCTATAGCTAAGGCAATTATctataacaaaaaagaaagagacaagttcaattattatataatgcatgaaagctcctactattatatttactaatctctccttggggatccttggggtcatgacaactTCATTTTAGGCATATACATCTATAGAACATGTAATACCTATCTTTTTCAGAGTTACTAAGGTGACCTAACACTTGTTTCTCCACCTTCATTGAATAACAtggtgaaatactccttccatcttcCTTAATCGTCCGCTCATTTAATAGTACTTTTtggtttttgtattttatgcatttcgCTAGGCTCaaattccttatttttctttctcttgctttagctagtttatatatatatatatatatatatatatttatccatCTTTTGTCTCGAGTCATTggtgtaaattttcataagcTAACAAAACCAAAATACATCATGACAAAATCAAATAATCATGTTTAGGAAGGTTTGGACATGTCTATGTTGGAGTATCAATGCAGGACAGGGTGCGAAGTGTTAGTATGCAACTTACTGAACTGATGCATGGACAAAAATAGTGTGCCAATCTTTTCCCCCTTAACTCTGAGGTTATACAGCATCTCATCTAGCCAAGGTAAAGTAGACTTAACACAGTTAAAGGACCAGGAGAGATCAAAAAATTAGTGACAAACCTTAAAAATGTAAGTTAACAGCTCAAGGTATCAaatattattgaaatcaaaAATTCTGAAAGCAAGTAAACATGTTGAGCAAAATCAATGAACAAGAAGCtacagaataaataaataaacaaggaGAAATGGATAAGCTAAAAGGAACTCACTTTATTCTCAAGTAATTTGCAGGTATTTGAGGCAGGGGTGCATGGCATTCCCTGAACAATGTACAGGAATCATAGATTGACAAAAGCAAAAAGAAGTACATAATTAGTTTTCCTAAGCAAGCAAATCTTCATAATCTAGAACTGAAAAAGATGCTTACTGATCTTCAGAAGCCACTAGTGAGAACCAAATTGGATTAATTCTTCTTTCACCTCTAGCACCAACAGCATCTAGTACATCTTGTGGAGAAACACTAAATTCCCTAGAAGGAGCTGCCTTCTTAGGACGAATTCTTTGTAACTTTTTGGGCGTGACTGAATCTGGCGGGACAAGACGGAGACTGTCCTTTTTGTTTTGGACTCTCAATTTTGTTCCGTGTTGCCTAACTTTCAATTTGGAAAAATGCACTTCACCATCGGGAGAATCCAGTGACTCTGGTTTACCAACAGCACCTTGTGGAATATACTTTGAAGACTTGGTCCTACTTGCAACTTCAACTAAATGGTTCAAAGGTTTCCAGAGATCAATTTTCCCATCCCAGTTCTCAGTATCACACCGTGCTTCTTTTTCAGGCATAGGTTGTCTGAGCATCTCAGCATTAGAAGAACTCTGCATTTTTCATATAACTGAATATCAGAAATACTTAAAGATCTAATTATTCAGTCCAATTTTTATGGAAGAAGCTACAAAAAATTACTGGAGGTCCAAGTAAAGATAGCAGGTGCAGGCACCTAAAACGAGAAGGCAGCCTCCTTTACCTGCTTTAGATTCTGAGAAAATTTGTTCAGCGTCTCAGGTGAGCTAGAGCTCTCAGGAAGATCTTCTACAGAGACTTCCTCTTTTTTAACAGCTTTCTCAGCAGAAAAACTGGAACCTCGTAAAGAAGATGCCTTCCTTGCAAAAGCTCTTGATCTTCTTCCTGTCATAGCAGTCTGTGCTGGTAGTCTGGGAGTACTGACCACCAATGATGAAAGTGATCTCTCCTTTCTTTTTATGGGTAATGTGAGAGAAGGTGCAACTTCAGGTGCCCTCACCTTTCTTCTTTTGAAAGGGCAGATCTTGGCTCTCAAATCTTGCATGTTATGGTCCGGCCTAATAACCAAAAATCAGTGGGATGCTTCAAACAAAGCCTCAAGAAATGCAGATGTCCAAAGAAAAGAGTGCAAACATTGTGCATACAAACTGCATGTGAAACTAAGGAAGATCTATCACATGCTACGCaatgaatttcaaataaacatGGGGAGGTGGACTGCAAAGTTTAATGATGACTGAAAGCCCACATGTACAGTTATAATGATGTTGAAGAGAATATAAGAACATTGACACCAGCAGTAAACTTTCCTTCCCAGTCTCTCCAGGACCAATCCATTCAGATGTTATATAGATGCCATTAATCAATTGGAATATAATCCATCTTTGTTATGCAGAACTTGTAATAAGGGGAGCGCTAAAGGGTTGGAAGAAACATCTGACCTCAGCTTCTCCAGTGGCACACAACCTAAACTGATATTGCAAACTGGACAGCATTCTAGTTCCTCATCCGAAAGCTTCTTATGTATGCATTTCCTGCAAACTGGAGAGAGATTATAAAGCAAGACCATCAGAATCTTTCACCCATACAGTTGAAATTCACTGTAAAATGAAAGTACAACTCTTATCCATATAAGCACTGGAGTGGAGGGTAGACTTCACATGAATGTAATCATTTTTAAGCACAAAGTAAAAGATCAACAAAGATCCCATAGTTCTTTGCAGGTGAAGTTTACACCAAGTTCACCATCACAAGTGAGCCTACTCTAAATTGTAAGACAAACGTTATAATAATTCCCCCAAAGCTCTTAGAtctatgtttcaaaattctactaCAAAGATACCAAGCTAGGGTTCCAATATATGAGGATAACTCATAAATCTCTAAACTTGATACTGTTGACCCGCATCAATAATTCGGATAACCAACAATCTTGTTTAATCTAACATAGCATGAAGTGTTCTTGTAAATATAAACTCACATGAAACgttcttaaatttattatcagTTTCCTAGTTTTCTTCTCCTTAGAACGAGGAAAGCAGAATTCCCAATGTTAACTAAAATAACATGATAATTACAAGGCGGAGCAAGTCAAACCCGGATGACAAGCATGCTGAATGTGATAACTTCCATAATTTGAGAATTAACATCGCAACAAATTTAAACGACGGAGATTCAAATCATCCTATCAACTTGAGACTCACACGTATGGAGGCATTCGGATATGGTCGTGGCGTCTCTCAAGAGCTTGTTGCAGAGCGGGCATGTCATCCATTCCAAAATCGTCTCTCTCCTGACTTTCATCACCTGATTCGACATTTTCCCGGCGCTCCCTCCCCGTTCCTCGCTTCCCGGTCAGCGTCCAAGGCTTTATGCACGTACCCGCACAGTGCATGTTAGCAACGCTTTGGAACACGTGAAATTTACGTCCATTCCCCCCTTGATTTATCTGCATTCGACAACAACACAAATCCTTCAATAATTACAGAGAGAGCTGCAAGAAGAGAAGATTTCAGTAAGCCTTTCTTGCTGTCAATATACAGCGCGATTTGTATGTATTGAGGTGCGAAAGGGACCTGCGAATCTGTGGgggagagattgagagatgGGGTGAGATCAGGAGATGGTCGAGGTGATTCGCGAAGAACCAACGTGGGTTAGGCGTGGATTTGGACGGACAGCGTCATGGATGATCTGTTCGGGAGCCGAAATCGAGAGAGAGACATTAAGAGAGAGGCTTCGTTCGTTCGGAATAGCATGAACCAAACAGTTCCGTGTTTTTATATTGTTTTCGATTCGGGAAATGAGGAGCATTGATAACGTGCGCCGAGTGGTACTCCCAGGTGAATTGGGAAGAACCTACGCACCCTGTTATCGTGCACTGGACGGTGTTCTCTGCCCTTTTGGGCATCCGTCGCTTTATAGGCAGGCATTTAACTATTTACTCCTCTCCCTGGCGCAGATTAGCCTGGGCTGCAAGCCAATATAACATAGtaaaaatgctctaaatgcttGGTATGTAccaatattatacatattatgtaattattaaattcattcATGCAATACATATTATGTTTTAATGTTACCACCACCGTGCCCATAGTCTAATCGGTCTGGATGCTCCTCCGCTTTAAAGTCACGAGCTCCAAACTTAAACGAGTTACATTTATATTAATCTATTTTTTGGTATACGTTAATCATCTATTTCGTTTATATTAATGtcattttgatttatttcagtaaaatcaattttttaaattgctGGCATTGTTATTTATAAACTAGattaaagtattttaattatcaaattaacaATCTATTAAATGAATGAATGCTCATCAATTAGAATTATGTTcagaaaacaactaaaaatacgAGTCACTTGCACACAAtaattatgtgaaaattttatgttaatttcttattatgtttttcacgtaataaaaaatttattatttgaaactatcttaatatttatttgtgaagttcatgtgtatttatttataaaagaaaaaagctCATGTGTATTTAATTTAGGAATTAATTTATCAgatttaatatacataataataaattgaaactgaaaataaattagtgaaatattaattggatttaataaaaatacccaaaaatcgCGTCTCCCTTGCAAAGCACAAAacaaatggaaaataaaataaatataaatggtTGCAGTCgaagaaaaatggcattttcCTCTCCTTCACCGTCAAcgttctgatctctctctctctctctctctatatatatatatatatatacacacacacaaacacatacacacacGGACTATAATGAGTGTCGGGCGATTGTCTGAACCGTAACGAGGAGCAGAAACTCAAAGAGAAACCCTAGAATTCTTATCATCGAAGCATCGAATCTTGACATAAATCCACTCAACAAATGGTCGAAAACTGTAGCGTTATCATTCGTTTGATCTGCGGATGGTATTGATAAAGCACATTCGTCGATGCACGAGGAGATGCATCATTTTTTTCCTCGCTGCTTCCGTGTTTGTTCCAATCCTCCTCCTTTCTGGCTCGCTTAGACAATTTGATTCCGAAGGTAAGAACCTTTGCGTATGCTCGTGgcctgcttttttttttctttcattctgaTTTTTGGTTGAATTTGGAATGATTGGTGAAATTTTCTTGCAGTTTGGGAAGAACCTATTGAAGATTTATCGAGTATTGTATGAATCCCACTTCTTTGATAATAATGTTATGCGTGCCCTTCTTGTTATTTTGCTGGTTGGTCAGATAACTATggaaaatgtcattttgatcCCGCGTATTGCTCTCGTCGTAGTTTTGTTTTTGTGAAGAAATTGAGATTTTGTCCTTTTCAAATCCGTATCAAACAGttctttttgttgcttttcattttcttttaatctatTTCCTATCACTGAATTTCTTTTTGCAATCTACTGGAGtatatacattaatttaatagaatttaacttcaatttttttttttttttgtgaacaGAAATATAGAACAGATGCTCAGAAACTTAATACGATGAAGAAGGTACTAGATTGTTTTGGTTTCTCCATATGTATTGTCCGAGCGCTAGTTGTTCCTGCGTCTTTTGTTACTTATTTTTGTGGGCTGGAGTTGGGTGATTCCCTATTTAGGAAGAAGGTGAAAGCTTGAAGGAGCCGCAATTACTCGTGTATAGAGGTGGAGATTTAAGTTCTATGGTCAGCTACGGTTCTTCAGAGGGGAGTACTAGATCCGAACAATCTGGATATGCCAAAAGCAGCACTAAAATGTCTGGAAATGGTTGGTGTCATGAGTGTACTTACACTATTTCATTGACTCCCATTCTTTTGTCTAACACGGATATTACCTAAATCTGGGTTTCTGGCTTGGCTTAAAACCATAGGTACTAATAGTGATTCCGAGAAGGAAGAATACCAGCAAGCACAGGTGGAGAAGCCAACAGTCACATCAGGAAAAAAGGTATGATATTTCCACAGAAGTATGAATTGTACTATGAAGAGCGAGATATTATTTTAAACATGGTGGAGAAAATCTGAAATCCATATTGTTGTGTGTCGAGTTCTAGTCTTGTTATGAGACCCTGTGCACTAGAAATGCCTTTTCTCAAACCCAGTCAGTTAATGGCTTATTTCCCCAACCAGACACTTCATTTAAAGATAGGAAATGAACTTTGAAGTGAAATTGTGAACCACTTCAATGCTACGTGCCAGTGTTTggtattaaaaatgatttttttggtaCTTGAACAAACAATTACCAGGATTGTGTATGTCTGGGAAATAAAATTGGAACAGATTTTGATGAAAGAGTGTTTATAGGGTCAGTGCTTGGTACGGAAGACTCAAGGAAAGAGCTATCATCATCACTGAGGTTGGGTAGATATTGCACGGTGACATGGGATCAATAGCTATCAGTACCCATGATGTGTGCATTTGACCCTCTGAATATCTCAAACTGCTCGAGCATTATGTACCCAGTTGCCTTATTTGTTAGGGAAGTATATTGATAGGGCATGCTAATTTGTATTGGTTGCATTTGTGATATTAATGATATATGTGAACtgcttttataaattaattcaagATGGTGGAAGACCTATGTCCAGCATATGTATGTTCTTGTGAAGCTTAATGTTATCATATGCTTGTTTATGCAACACATACACAATCATTAGATGGCTCGGGAAAACAATtccttttttttcaataaaggTAGTAAATGGTGCCATACTAAACTAATGGACtggaatattatggaatctctaAGGGGCTATTTggttaaaaaaatcattttccaggtttccatatataatattCTACTTCATCTCCAGTTTTCCTTTTCCACGGAAAGATAGCAAAACACATTCAATTATTACAATCGATATAAATTTGGAAAACTAGAAAGCTGAATTTTCTGCTTTCTATTTggaaaaattctcatttgaaCACGTTTTCTAGTTCtctattttgtaaaaaatattaaaaataaataatattagagTTTACTTAGAATAAATAACATCATAATATTAGGAATTTTGGTAATATTAGtacaataaatgttttttttaatttaatagtaaaaatatttataaatggtACAATTGACTATTGATGAATTCtaaaaatatcaataacaacaatgttagtattataaaatttctaaacttgtagaaaagatttaaaatttataattagtaTCATAAAGGTTTTTATCAATGTTATTATATTAGCATCCGTGGATATTGTATTGGTAATTTGAATCTTATAACATTATCATTTGTAATTTATTCATAggtataatataataacattaacagattattatctttaaaattataatattagcaaaatcatgaatattattttgttgataCTAAATTTTTAGCAAtaacaatataattattaatattttagtaatataataatattaaatgatattattagGAACATAATATTGCATTACATAACAATTGAACTCATTTTCTGTATTACCATTTTGAACACTTTTTTCAGTTTCCAAGATACAAAATAATCGTGGGAGTTAGTAATTGAATGTGCTTGTCAAATTtcttgttgaaaaaaaaaaaaaaactgaaaatgaagtggaaaatttaaaaacaaattatgcAATTAAACAGGCACTCCCTTGTATAGTAGTTGTTACTTACAAGCTAGTTGCTTTTGTTTGAACTCATTAATCATTACTAAAGTAAAGGTATTAACTTGTGAGATCTCCTAAGGTGGGTTAAggtgcaaattttgaaaaatcatattACACAAGTATAAGTGAAAATAAAAGTGAATGAAGATCTTTCCTTGTTTTTTTGCTCAAGTTTGAAGTTTTGTGCAACCTTTCTAGTTTGTTTAGAAATATCATAGGTCCAAATATAAACTCGTTTTACACTTTGTGGTCTCTGACTTGTTTGGTTTTATGTAGCAGGAAATGCTAAAAGAGATGACAGGTCAACACAAGCAGAATGTGTGGTCCCAGACACGAAGAGTATTAGACAAGAAggtaaaagagataaaagatCAGTTAATCAGGGCCAAAGCATACTTGAAATTTGCACCACCAAGCAGTAAGTCCCAATTAGCAAAGGATTTGAGACTAGGGAGTAAAGAGCTAGAACAGGCTGTTGGTGATTCAACCAAGGATTCTGATTTATCTAGGAGGTAAAGCCCTTCTTTAATAGATTCTTTGATTCTTAGTCATTTTATTGACTAATGATAGCTGTAAATCAAGAAatgttccaatttttttttaaacaaaaaaacaagTCGCAAGAAATTTCTTGATGCTGTTTGATCACATGTCTAATTCTTTCATCTAAACCATGAATGAGTCCCTTTTAAGTGATTAGTTTTAACTGTTCTTGTCAATTTTAGGCTGGCGGTAATCAGAGCCAAGAACTTATACTATAGTTGTGCATTTTTCCATTAGCCCATTACTTTTTTGCTCAATCAATATggtagccaaaaaaaaaaaaaaatgatgtgaAGTTTAATAAATGTTGGAAGGCGGACAATAAATAAACCTTATTTACAGATTATGCATATTTGAAGAGAAGATTTTGACTATGCGTGAAATGCTGCTCAATATTCTTGTAATGGAGCGGGCCATTGTCAGGAACCCGAGCCTGACAGTAATTCCTTTGAtgagagaattgaaagagagggagaaatagagagaaaaaggggAAAGAGTAGATTGATTAAGAGAGAGAACTGAGAACTAAGAAAGAGAAGGGAAAATTTAGATAGGGAGtggggagaaatagagagatccAAGAGAAAAGGAGAATTGTAGAGAAAAAGGAAGATCTTTAATTCACAATAATCATAATGATTCTCGGCTATGTGattatagctttatatataagccATCCACAGATTTAAGGGGCAGTTACCACTCCTCCATTACCAATAACTGGTCCTAAATGACTCCATAACCTCCTAAATCAATCCATAACCGAGAGTTACTGTAATAATTAACTCCT
It contains:
- the LOC127796194 gene encoding E3 ubiquitin protein ligase DRIP2-like isoform X2; its protein translation is MSNQVMKVRRETILEWMTCPLCNKLLRDATTISECLHTFCRKCIHKKLSDEELECCPVCNISLGCVPLEKLRPDHNMQDLRAKICPFKRRKVRAPEVAPSLTLPIKRKERSLSSLVVSTPRLPAQTAMTGRRSRAFARKASSLRGSSFSAEKAVKKEEVSVEDLPESSSSPETLNKFSQNLKQSSSNAEMLRQPMPEKEARCDTENWDGKIDLWKPLNHLVEVASRTKSSKYIPQGAVGKPESLDSPDGEVHFSKLKVRQHGTKLRVQNKKDSLRLVPPDSVTPKKLQRIRPKKAAPSREFSVSPQDVLDAVGARGERRINPIWFSLVASEDQECHAPLPQIPANYLRIKWKSDVWVNQLSPHCNCTV
- the LOC127796194 gene encoding E3 ubiquitin protein ligase DRIP2-like isoform X1, translated to MSNQVMKVRRETILEWMTCPLCNKLLRDATTISECLHTFCRKCIHKKLSDEELECCPVCNISLGCVPLEKLRPDHNMQDLRAKICPFKRRKVRAPEVAPSLTLPIKRKERSLSSLVVSTPRLPAQTAMTGRRSRAFARKASSLRGSSFSAEKAVKKEEVSVEDLPESSSSPETLNKFSQNLKQSSSNAEMLRQPMPEKEARCDTENWDGKIDLWKPLNHLVEVASRTKSSKYIPQGAVGKPESLDSPDGEVHFSKLKVRQHGTKLRVQNKKDSLRLVPPDSVTPKKLQRIRPKKAAPSREFSVSPQDVLDAVGARGERRINPIWFSLVASEDQECHAPLPQIPANYLRIKDGNIPVSFIQKYLMRKLDLSSEDEVEIRCLGQPVVPTLQLHSLVDLWLQTSPTSERVRAAIGSSAKDFVMVLTYARKVSITVHCSRVDA